atacttaaataaaaaataaattaaaaaaataaattgactcAAACTGAGCTCATCATCCTCCCATCCGCGCCTCCCATCTGAATGGCAATGCAAACACCCACTAGTCACCCAGGACGGAGGCAGGAgccagactgggaggaaataggTGAAGTAAAGTAGAGTCCAACGGAAATGTAAGGTGCTTGGGTCATGGGTCAGTAGCATAGGGAAAGAGACTtgcacaaaaaattaaaaggaggcGGGCTAGCTTTGGACATCTGGAGGAAAcaggtgggaagagggaggatgCAGGAGCCAAATTTAGGCTTCTGGGTTCCTAGCTGTTCATCACCAAGGTAACTGCGTTGCTATGGCAACAGCAAAGGCAGCACAGCCTCTGCCAAGCACCTTCTCTGCTGCAGTTACCTCCATACAAACCAGACACTTCCGCATGGGGAGCTGCGGCCCTCCGGGTACGGCTTAGGAAGGCGGGAATTGCTGCTGCAGTAGCCAATCGGATGAGCTCTGCGGCGAAGGACGCAAAGGAGAGGTGAGGTCTTCTTTGAAGCTCGGCAAAGGGCGTTGACAAGGTGGGCTCGTGTCCCTTTCTCACCACTTAGGGGCCGAGGAAAggaggggggcggggcctgggtgAGGCCGACCGGGGGCGGGGCCCAGGTAAAACCGTGTGGGGTCCCGCCCACCCCCGCTTCTGCTCAATAGGAAGCCAGAGAGCCCGTCCGGACAGTTGAGGTGTCCAATGAGTGTCGTCGCTAGACCCCGGTGCGGGGCGGGCCCAGCCAATCGGCAGCGGCGGTGGGCAGGCGCGGGCGGCAGAGGCGGTGCGGCGGAGGCGGAGCGGGCTCTGCGGCAGGAGGGAAGATGGCGGACGAGGAGAAGCTGCCCCCCGGCTGGGAGAAGCGCATGAGCCGCAGCTCAGGTGCCTTGGGGGtcggggctggggcggggccgcGAGGGCCCGCGGAAGCAGGGCTCGAGCTCGCCCCTCGGGCGCGGCGCCGCCCCTCGATTGCCGTGGGGTCTTGGCTCCTCCGCGTCGTCCCAGGGTGACGGCCCGGCTCACCCCGTGGGGGCTGCGAGCCTGAGGAGTGGGGAacgctgaggaaactgaggcaagaggCGGGGCCGGAGATGCCCCTCGCACTGCCGGGGTGATTAGGGGACGGTGATCCCTCGGCACTCTCTCAGACGATGGCCCTGGCCCTGCCGATCTGACACCTTTCTTTCGGCCTAATGCACGTGACGTCCGGGGAGAAGGTCTTTGCACCCCGCTGGGCCCAGGGGGCACCCCTGGGGGAGGACACCCCAACCCCATGCTCAGGGCGGGGCCGCAGGGTTGCTCGGCCTCGGGTCCACAACCTCCTACTGCTAACATGCCTACTGCCATCCATACCTAATTCTGAGTTTGCGATATCCGCCCGGTGGTATTCTGCCTGAGAACATCACCCCGTGCTCCGGGACCCGATTTAAGGCTTTTCCCCCAATAATAATGTCAATAATAGGGCACGTTTATCTCAGTGCCAAGCtaggtgttttctttctctgaatggCTGCAATTCTGGAAGGTAGGTagttattactcccattttgcaggttaggaaactgaggccagaaaacTGAAGGAACTCGCTCAAGGTCATTCATttcggggggtgggggctgggttaGAATCCAGTCAGTCTGACTCCACAGCCCCCTGCCCTTCTTACTGCAAACCACTGAGATACACTGAGGTCCAGTGTTTCACTCCGCTGGACCAGAGCTCACAGTAATCACAGTTGCAGTAAGAATTCCGATTTATTGAACTCCAGGAGCTCTGGTGAGCACTTTGCATACATCATCAACTCTCCACATTAACCCCATGAGGTTTGAAGTCCTTATTCTCTCACCTCAcccccacttttcagatgagaaaactgaggttcagggagatgGAGCCCATTGCCAAGGTTTTAGAGGCAGTCAGTGGCTCAGCTGTCACCCGCCCTGCTGCAGCCCTGGCTGTGACCTGCAGCATAAAGCTGATGCTCTGCCCAATTCTGGGCCCCCACTCCCTCCATTTCTTCCCAGTGCAACCCTAACAGTGTTCCCCGTGGGTGACATCCATCCCTTCATATTGGTGGGCACAAGTCCTCCACATAACCCAGGCAAACTCTCTGCCCCTGGGATGACAGCCTATCTCTACTGGGTCCTACTTCAAGCTTATTGTTTGCGGCCCTCGCTCCATGCTCCTTAGTCTCTGGGTAGCATCTGGCCCCAGTAATGCTGGCCCCCAGTTCTGCAGCAGGGTACACTGGGTAGGGGAAAAGAGCAGAGCTTTTGTGTCTGACGCACATGGGTACAGTTCCTGCCTCCCCCATATGTGCCTGGAGCAGAGTAAACACCCGGGAAATGTTGCTTAGTTTTGTGGtctataaaatggacataatagtTGCTACCACACTCCTAATGTGTGCCAGGTGCTATCCTAAGGACATTACAGATGTGAACTCATACAGCCCTTACAGCAACCCTTCAGGCAGGTATTGccgttatctccattttacaggtgagaaaaccgaggcccagGGAAGGTTGATCAGACAGTGAGTGAGTGGCAGAGTGGCAGATTTGAACGGGCGGTCTGGCTGCTGAGTGCACTCTTGGAACCTTTCTTCCTCACCTggggttatttttttcccccttgaagtTATGAATAGCTGAAGTTATAACGTGGTCTTATTGCTTGTTTGGTGTCTGTCTGCCCCCACCTAGAATGTTAGCTCGCTAAGGCCTGGTGGCACTGGTGGACAGCAGTGGGTTGGCTGAATGGAGGCATCTCATTGGCCAGTCCCTTATCACAGCCTCACGGTGGTGTCCTCTGAGCAGGTCCCAGCTGAATTCCACTCCCCCCTCTTCCAGGCCGGGTGTACTACTTCAATCACATCACCAACGCCAGCCAGTGGGAGCGGCCGAGTGGCAATAGCACTGGCGGCGGCAAAAATGGACAAGGGGAGCCCGCCAGGGTCCGCTGCTCACACCTGCTGGTCAAGCACAGCCAGTCGCGGCGGCCTTCATCCTGGCGGCAGGAGAAGATCACCCGGACCAAGGAGGAGGCTCTGGAGCTGATCAATGGTGAGCAGAGGTGGAGACAGGGtctgggggtggcggggggcaggTCCCTCTCCCCAGGGACCAGACTGGGCCTTGTAGAAATCATGCCAGACTCTCTACCCCAGCTTGCTCAGCTGTCAGCTGTGGCCTTGACAGACCTGGAAGTGCCTCAAGCCTGCCTCTCACGGCtgcctctcctttttctctccagcTGGTATTTGAGGGTGAGCCAGGGTAGGGGTGGAGGAACCAACCTTGGGGCtggcagacctgggttcagacGGTAGCCATGCCACTATAAGCTCCTTGACTTTGGGACATTCACGTTGCTTCCTTGAGACTCAGTTTtcacctctgtaaaatgggcatcatcataTACCTGCCTCCAAGGGCCATCGTGAAAGCTCAGTGAGATGAGAAAGTGCGTGGCACACAGTGGGTCCTCATTCAGTGGGAGCTATCCTTGAGAGTAGTATCATCAAGCAGGGTCCTGGGGCACATGTATGGATGGGTCAGGAGGCAGGTTGGAAAGGTAGAGTCGGTGAATTAACTCTGCCCTGAAGGAGGAGGCTGTTCCTTGTTCTGTTCTGTGTTTCCTCCACAGTCTAGAGCAGCAGTCGAtaggcaaactttttctgaaaaggccagatggtaaatattttaggttttgcgggccatacagtctctgtcagcTCTGCTTGGTAACTCCATAGCAGCCATAGATGATATGTAAACAGATGGGTgcggctgtgtgccaataaaactttatttacaaaaacagcagGATTTGACCCGTGGGACATAGTTTGCAGCACCCTGGTCTAGAGCTGTCCAGTGTGGCCACCACCACCTACATGTggttatttccatttaaattaattaaatttgagTCATATTAAAGATTGGGTCCTCAGTCACACTGGGCACACtgttcagtagccacatgtggctagtggctgccatctCGGACAGCACAGATAGAGAATGTTTCCATCCTCGCAggaagttctgttggacagtgctggtctGGATCACACGTGTGGTTTCATCATCCACTCAGCCTCTCTCACCAGAGATCCCAGACCCCTCCTGGGCCCTCCAACCCCACATAACCCGTCTCTCTCCCATGCCCAAATAGCCTGAGTGCCCATCCAGCTCTGCCAggtcctggctgtgtgaccttgagcatgttACTTAACACCTCAGAGCCTCAATCTTTTCACTTGTAAAATTAGAGTTATGATAATAGGACCCACTGCATAGGGTACTTGAGAAGACTCTGACCTAATGCAGTAAAGCATGAATAACAGCCTTGGCATCTAGTAAATGTTCTGTAATTGCTGGTGGCTATTATGATGGTTGTTATTAGCACAGCCCTGGCATAATCAGTCCATATTGGCTGTTGTTTTGCTATGACATCACTGGTCTGGTACTTGGCcagtgggattttattttattttatttatttatttatttatttatttatctctggttgtgttgggtcttcgttgctgcacgcgggctttctctagttgcagcgagcggaggctactcttcattgcggcgcgcgggcttctcattgtggtggcttctcattgtggtggcttctcttgttgcggagcacaggctctaggtgcacgggcttcagtagttgtggcacacgggctcagtagttgtggcgcacgggcttagttgctctgtggcatgtgggatcttcccggaccagggatcaaacccgtgtcccctgcattggcaggtggattcttaaccactgcgccaccaggaaagtccctagcCTGTGGGATATTACTTAAACACACCTCTGCCCACACCTACACCCCCCATACAGTGTCTGGCACCTGATAAATGGCACCTCTTAGCCTCCTACCTCCCAGCCTTGTAGAGCAGAGCCAAGTTCTTGCACAGAATCTTGAAGGCAAATTCAAAGAGCTCACCTCCTgagctccgtgagggcagggactggatCTGTCTCTTTCCCCACTGTATTCCTGCCACCCAACACAAAGCCTGGCCCACGGCATTGCTCGCAGCCTGGTTTCCTGAATCAGGAGGAAGCGAGAAGGATCCCTGGCAGAGGAAGCGGCAGAAATGAAGGCCTGTGGCTGGGCTGTAGGTAGGACTCAGGGGAAGGCTGTGCAGGGGACTGAAGAGGGATGAGACCCCCTCAAGGGCAGGTCCCAGCCAGTTGGAGGACGGCCCAGAGTGAGGCCAAGACTTTGGGTCCTTTCCCAGAGACCGCAGGAAACACATGGCCACGTGTGACTGGGAGGGGGGCCCTGTGGCGCTGGCTTTTAGGAAAGAGCCGTGTGGCTGGAGGGTGACGGACCAAGAAAGCCAGAAGGCCCAGGCTGGCTGGACCAGCGGTGAGCTGTGAGCAATGAGCGGGGTCTGGCGGCCCCAGGGGAAGAGGACGTGGCAGGAAACCCGGAGGAATCACGAGATGACCTCTTGGGTCCTCCTAGCTCCTAGAGGGGTCCCTGTTCTGAGGCTTCCGAACCACATGAGAGTGAGCGAGAGGTGATGGGCACTCGGAGGTTGAGCAGAGGAGGTGCCGTCACTGGGGGTTGGGAAGAGGCACAGTCTGGGGAGGGACTCACTAAATCTGAGGGTCTGAGGAAGAGACGTTGGCAAGGCAACCGTGAGAGGACCTGGATTCAGCAGAGCAGCAGGCCGGAGACAGAAGCCCTTGCGACAGTCCTGGCCAGAGATGGCAGGTGGACATGGGGATATCTGAGCATCATGTGGAAGGAAAGCTGTTGGGCCCTGGGGACTGCCTGGGAGTGGCAGGTGAGGATGCCCCCCAGCCCATCTCTAGAATGGACAGGGATGTGTCTGGTGGGGCTCACACTGCAGTGGGAGCCTGGGGGTGCTGAGGTCAGCCTGCGTCTTGGGAAGGGGTGTCTGGGGGTGTGCCCAGTAagcagctgggccctggggcctaGCCTTAAGTCAGTGCACACTCGGGAGTGTTAGCAGGGGTCCGACATGCCTGCCTGTGCCAGAGGGCCTGGTGGAAGCTGTGGGAGGAATTTCAACTAGAAACACGGTGACTTGAACTTGGGGCAGGTAAGAAGCAGGTAGAGTAGATTCTAGAGACATTTAGGAGGCAGAATCGGGAGGATGGGGTGATGGATTAGAGGGGCAGGCGTGGGGTAAGGTCAGAACCAGCGTGGCCCAGCCCTGGAGTCACACAGAGATGGATCTGGTGCCAGCGGTGTAGCTTCAAGCAAGTGTCTTtactctcagagcctcagttgcctcatgtGTAGGATGGGGACAGGGTGGCCTTGAAGATCCAGGGGCCAGCCAGCAGCTGAACGCTCAGCAGAGCGAGGGGCTCAGTGTCGGACGCTTCCTGTCTACACAGCAGAGCCTCGACCCCAGGCATTTAGGAGTGTGCGGTGGGCGCCATGGTCTGGACAAGGCTTCCGCCTACCAAGAGCTCCCTGCTGCTTCCCCATGGCCCACGGGTGGAGCTCTGGGCCAGGACGTGGGAGGCCTGGTGGGTTTAGCGTGCAGACCCTCCAGTGACCTTGGCCTGAGGCAGGCCCCCTCGAGGGTCATTACGAGGGAGCAGTGAGATGGCCCGGGCCATGGTGCACTCGGTAACCAAACACTCGTGGGGCGCATCGGCAGGCTTCGGGCGCCTGGGCTTGGTTTTCTCTTTCGTGAAAGTGGATGTTGCCCCCCCTCCCCTGTTCTCGTCATGGGCTTGTTCGGGTGACGGAGAGACCGGGATCCGGGCGGCACGCTCTGCAGCTGGCAGCCTGGGTCTGTCAGTTCGCTCTTAGGTCCTGTGCTCCCCACAGTTGCCCCGAGGGGACAGGCTGCCGGCAGTGTGTCCACATTTTCTGCTGAGGCTCCTTTTCCCAGTGCTGGCTCCTCTGCAGCTGCTGGGCTGCGGCCACAGGCTTGTCAGGGATCTGGGGACCGGCTGCCTGTCATTGCCCGTGTCCTTGTGTAAGGAAGCCAGGCCATGGAGAAGCCCTCCCTGCCTActcccatccctccatccccacaTGCCCAGGGCCTGAGGGTCCCAGGGAGGCCCTGATGTGAGCAGCAGTCCCCCTACATGTAACTGTGCCCAGGGCCTGAGGGTCGGTGAGCACCTTTGGCCCAGTGTCCCCACCCAAGGTGGGTGGCTCCCTTCTAGCCTGCTGGTTTCAGGCTGGGTCTCTGGCCTCTCTAGGCACCCCCTGCTGGGATCTGGGCCTTGAAGGAAGGCAGACCTAATCCTGTCACCTTTTTCCCTGTCCAGG
This genomic interval from Phocoena sinus isolate mPhoSin1 chromosome 3, mPhoSin1.pri, whole genome shotgun sequence contains the following:
- the PIN1 gene encoding peptidyl-prolyl cis-trans isomerase NIMA-interacting 1 is translated as MADEEKLPPGWEKRMSRSSGRVYYFNHITNASQWERPSGNSTGGGKNGQGEPARVRCSHLLVKHSQSRRPSSWRQEKITRTKEEALELINGYIQKIKSGEEDFESLASQFSDCSSAKARGDLGAFSRGQMQKPFEDASFALRTGEMSGPVFTDSGIHIILRTE